CTTCGATTCCATCGTCTCGGGGCCGGCGAAGCGCAGATTGGCTTCGAGACCCGTGAGGCTGTCGGGCGAGAAGCTGGCGCGCTCCTCGAGGAAGACGCGGATCTCGTCCTCCCAATCGATGTCATCCAGCGCGAAGGTCACGAGGCCGAGCTCCTCGGCCTCATCGGCTTCGAGCGGCTTGCCGACCTGCTCACGCACACGCGCGAGATCGGTGGGATCGGCGAGGAAGCGCGACTCCAGCCGGGTCAGGCCGTGACTCATCGGATAGGGCCCGAAATTCATCGCCGACAGTTCGATCGCCGGCGCCGGGCGGTTGTCGCCCTGGATGGTGCCGATCAGCATGTAGGAGCGGTCGGAAGCGAACACCAGCTCGGCGAGCGTGCCGGCGAAGCAGGAACCGGGCTCGACCAGCGTGACCAGCGTGCGCGAGGTGACGTCGATGCGCTTCAGCACCCGCTTCCAGTAATGCCTGACCTCGTTGACCAGCCAGTGCGCCTTGTTGGCCTCAAGGAACGCGTCATGCGCGAGCACCTGGGCGCGATCGCCATGCGACTTGAACACCAGCATGGCGATGCCGAGCTCGTTGATGCGCAGATGCAGGATGGCGTCATCGAGTTCGCGCGCGACCTGCAGCGGCCAGAAGGAAGCGCCCTGCCCGATCATGCCGTCGATGTCCGCAGGTGGCGCGGCCTCGGGAGCCGAGATGGTGATCGTGGCGATGCGGGCCGTGCGGTCGATGTCGACATTGACGAAGCCGTAGCGCACGCTCGACGCATCGATGACGCGCTTCAGCGGCGTCAGCGCGACGCCCTTGCCGCTGCCGTTGCGCTTGGAGGCGGCTGCGAATTCCTTGGCGCGCTCGGCCACCTTGGCATCGACCTTGGAGTTCGGCGCGATCTCGTCGACGAGGCGCCATTGCACGGCGCGCTTGCCCTTGACCCCCTCCTCCGTGGTGCAGAACGCGTCCGCGCGATCGCGGCGGACCTTGCGCTTGTCGACGACGCGGGTGAGACCGCCGGTACCCGGCAGCACCGCGAGCAGCGGCACTTCCGGCAGCGACACCGACGACGAGCCGTCATCGGCGAGGATGATGTGATCGGTGGCGAGCGCGAGCTCATAGCCGCCGCCGGCCGCGGTGCCGTTCACCACGGTGATGAAGCGCTGGCCGGAATTCTCGGATGAATCCTCGAAGCCATTGCGGGTCTCATTGGTGAACTTGCAGAAGTTCACCTTGTGGGCGTGGGTCGCGCCCGCAAGCATGCGGATGTTGGCGCCGGCGCAGAACACGCGCGGCTTGGCCGAGCGCAGCACCACGACCTTCACTTGCGGGTGCTCGAAGCGCAGCCGCTGCACGGCGTCGGCGAGCTCGATGTCGACGCCGAGATCATAGGAATTGAGCTTGAGCTGGTAGCCCTCGAACAGGCCGCCATTCTCGTCGACGTCCATGGCGAGCGTCGCCACCTCGCCATCGATCGAGAGCTTCCAATGTTTGTAGCGGGAGGGATCGGTCTGAAAATCGATGAACGTCTTGCCTCCCGCGAGCACGCGGTCTTCCCCGGCCATGTGTCACCCTTCGTTGGAGTGCTTATCGTTGAGATGCACAATAATTCATGTTATGGCTGTCGTCTACGACAAAAAGCCGAAACATGCACTTTGTTTCATGTTCGTGATGCCGGGGCCGGCAAGGTCGCGGCCGCGAACTCGGCAATGACCCGCAAGGTGGCGTCCGGCGCCTCGCGATGCGGGGAATGGCCGGTGTTGGGCAGCATCGTCACCTCGACCGGGCAGTAGCACTCCTCCTGGATGGTCTCGACCTGGCGGATGGTGCCGTACTGGTCGTCGACGCCCTGGATCACGACCACGGGAACGCGGATGTAGGCGAGGTCGCCGGTGATATCCCAGGCCCGGAATGCCGGATCGAGCCAGGCGCCGTTCCAGCCGTAAAACGCGTTGTCGACGTCCTTGTGCCAGCGGCCGAGCTTGGTGCGCAGTTCCGTGGTTTCGTAAGTGGTCTTGATCGCGGCGATCGACGACACAGAGATGTCCTCAACGACCACATGCGGCGCGATCAGCACGATGCCGTCGAGGCGATGGTCGGCGTGGCTGCCCCCGTAGATCGCCGCGATCGACGCACCATCGGAATGGCCGACGAGAAGACCGCGCTGAAAGCCGATTTGATCGAGCAGCTTCGGCAGCACATCGCGCGCCTCGCGCTGCATGTAGTCGAGCGGCCGCGGCAGAGACACCGGGCTGGAGGCGCCGTAGCCCGCGCGCGAATAGACGAACACGGAAACGCCGGTGGCTTGCTGGAGCTTGTCGGGAAAGTCGCCCCACAACCCGACCGAGCCGAGCCCTTCATGCAGCAGCACGATGCACGGAGCGTCAGAGGGCTGCGGACCGATCAGGCGATATTCGAGATCGGCGGAATCGATGGTGAGGAAGCCGTTCGATGAAAGCTGCACGGGTCACTCTCTCCTTCGTCATGCCCGGGCTTGACCCGGGCATCCACGTCTTTCTTGTCGAGGCGGAATGGATGGCCAGGTCAAGCCCGGCCATGACGACAACCAAGAGCAGGACCACTCCGAGAGTGGGGCCAACTACTGACCCGCTCCCTCACGCAGCTTGAAGCGCTGGATCTTGCCGGTCGCGGTTTTCGGCAGGCTGTCCACCACCTCGATCCAGCGCGGATATTTCCACGGGCCGATCTTCTGCTTGACGTGTTCCTTCAGTGCCTCGTGCAGGGTCGAGCGATCGACGCTCGGGCGCAGCACGACATAGGCCTTCGGCTTCAACAGCCCCTCCGGATCGGCTTCCGGCACCACGGCAGCCTCGAGCACCGAGGGATGCGTGATCAGCGCGCTCTCGACCTCGAACGGCGACACCCAGATGCCAGAGACCTTGAACATGTCGTCGGAGCGGCCGCAGAAGGTGTAGCGCCCGTCGGCGTCGCGGACATATTTGTCGCCGGTGCGCGTCCAATAGCCCTCGAACGTCGAGCGGGTCTTGTGGCGCTGATTCCAGTAGCCCTCGCCGGCGGACGGTGCATGCACCAGCATCTCGCCGACCTCGCCGTCCGGCACGTCCTGGCCTGCCTCGTTGACAAGACGAACCTGATAGCCCGGCACGGGGCGCCCCGATGAGCCGTATTTGATGTCCCCGGGCACGTTGGACAGGAAGATGTGCAGCAGCTCGGTCGAGCCGACACCATCGAGAATGTCGACGCCGAACCGCGCCTTCCAGGCATTGCCGACCGATTCCGGCAGCGCCTCGCCGGCCGAGGTGCAGATGCGCAGAGCGCTGCCGGCCTTCTCATGGCGCAGCGACTCATCGTGCAGCATCGCGGCGAACAAGGTCGGCACGCCGTAGAAGATGGTCGGATTGTAGCGGTTGAGGAGCTTGAACATCAGCGCCGGCGTCGGGCGCTCGGAGTTGAGGATCGTAGTTGCGCCGACCGACAGCGGGAAGGTCAGCGCATTGCCGAGGCCATAGGCGAAGAACAGCTTTGCGGCTGACAGACAGACATCGCTCTCGCGGATGCCGAGCACTTGGCTGGCATAGGTCTCGGCCGTTGCGGCGAGATTGCCGTGCAGATGGCGCACGCCTTTGGGCATGCCGGTCGAACCGGATGAATACAGCCAGAACGCAGGCTCATCCTCGTGGGTCGCGACCGTGTCGAACTGATCGCTCTCGCGCGCGAGCTCCTCGGTGAGCAGCTTGTGGCCGAAGGCATTGGCGCCGGACACGACGACGCAATCGAGATCCGGCATCCGGCCGACAATGTCCTTCACCACCGGATACAGCGCCTCGGACACGAACAGCACGCGGGCGCGGCAGTCGGCGAGCACATACGCGTATTGTTCAGAGGTCAGCAGCGTGTTGAGCGGCACCGGGACGACGCCCGCGCGCATGGCGCCAAGAAACACCGCGGGGAAATCCACCGTATCGAGCATGATCATCGCCACGCGCTCCTCGCGGCGGACGCCAAGGCGGCGCAGCATGTTGGCGACGCGGCAGGTCTGCTGTTGCAGACCGCGATAGGTCAGCTCCGAGACCGTGTCCGTGTAGGCGAGCTTGTCGCCGCGCCCCGCCTCGACATTGCGGTCAAGCAGCCACGATACCGCATTGTACGACTTCACGGCATTCTCCCCGGATTTTTGAATTATAATTCATACAAGGCCACCAACATCGCTTGCTGTCAATCCTCCCCGGCATTATGTTTCCTACTCAAAAGAGTGCCTCAGGGATATGACGCCACACAGCGATGCCCCGCGCGACGACGGCCAGTCCGCGGCCGAGACCGATTTCCTCGACCAGCTGGGCCAGCGGGTGCGGCGGATGCGCGGCCTCGCCGGCATGTCGCGCAAGGTGCTGGCCGAGGTCTCCGGGATTTCCGAGCGCTACATCGCCCAGCTCGAGAGCGGCAAGGGCAATGTCTCGATCGTGCTGCTGCGCCGCATCGCCAACGCGATCAACGCGCCGCTCGACGACATCATCCCCGGCGGCGAGCCATCGCCGGACTGGCCGGTCATTCGCGATCTCCTGAAGAAGGCGAGCCCGAGCCAGATCGCCGAGGTCAAGGAGCTGCTTGCCGGGGGCGCATCGGCGCCGCTGCGGCGTTCGTTCTCAGGCATTGCGCTGATCGGCCTGCGCGGTGCCGGCAAGTCGACGCTCGGCAAGATGCTGGCGGAGCGGATCGGCTGGAGCTTCGTCGAGCTGAACAAGGAGATCGAGCGGCAGAACGGGCTTTCGGTTGCCGAGATCATCGCGCTCTACGGCCAGGAAGGCTTTCGCCGCATGGAGCAGGCCGCCCTGGTGCAACTGCTCGCGCGCAAGGAGCCGATGGTGCTGGCGACCGGCGGCGGCATCGTCTCCGAGCCGGTCACCTTCGACCTGATCCTGACCTCGTTCTACACGATCTGGCTCAAGGCCGAGCCGGAGGAGCACATGGGGCGCGTGCGTAAGCAGGGCGACCTCCGCCCGATGGCCGACGACCGCTCGGCGATGGCCGAGCTGCGCAACATCCTGGCGAGCCGCGAGCCGCTGTACGCGAGGGCCAATGCGGTGGTCGATACGGCGGGACTGTCGGTCGAAGCGGCGGCCGCACGGCTGGGCGAAGCCGTGAAGCCGGTGCTGACTGGCGACGCCCGGATGTTCGCGCGGGCGTGAGACGTCGTGCGACTTCGATCGCGCCGCAAGCGTCCGGTACGCATTAACCACCACCCACATTTCAATACCGGCGAGACTCGCCACACACCCTCCGATTGATTAATCAATCGTTAAGTCACTGGAGGACGTGGGATGCAAAATCGTCGTCGCGAGGCTCGCCAGCGCGTCTACTATGGCGGCGTGCTGACCTTCAATTCAGGCTGCTCGACGCTGGCCTGCGTCGTGCGCAATTTCAACCACCGCGGCGTCAAGGTCGAGCTCGAGGGCAGCGTGCTGCTGCCGGACCGCGTCGAGATCAGCATCGAACGGCGCGGATGGTCACGACCGGCGCAGATGGTGTGGCGCGACGGCGCGGGCGCCGGCCTCGCCTTCCTTCACGACGATGGCGAGGTGATCGATCTCGAAACGGCGCGCGCCTTGCGCCTGCAGGAGCGCGCCAACAGGCAGCTCAAATCGCGCCTTGAGCAATTGCTCTCGGGGCACTGAGCAATGTCCGAATCCTCGCAAGAGCACGATGACTGGCTGATCGCCTCCGATGCGCCGCCGCCGGTCGCGGCGCGCGCCGCCGAGCGCCCGCGATCGCACTGGCTCCGGCGCGTCACGCTGCTGCTCGCCGCCCAATATGTCATCGTGCTGGTGATCGGCGTCGCGGCGGCCTCGACCGTGCGCGCATTCGTGCTGCCGGAAGTCACCGGTCGCTTCGAGGCGCTTGCAGCGGCGCTCAAGCGAACGCCGCTGCCTTGAGTTCTGAGCTGGTCACTCGATCTCCCGCAGCTCCGCATAGGTCAGCGGCTTGAGGCTGGCGCCATCGAAATAGACGAAGCGCAGGCGGCGGCGGCGGGAGATGAAGTTCGACGGCAGCGGATCGTAGCGGAAGGTGACGCCACCGAGATGCGGCGTCAGGCTGCCGACGTCCGTCAGCGCGTCGATCTCGACGCGCAGCAGCTTGAGGCTCGTGCCGTCGCGCAGGATCTCGAACGGGACCCGCGCCAGCCGCAGGAAGCTGGTCGGATCCGGCGCGGCGATGAAGCCGTCGACGAAGGCGGCTTCGACCTTGTCGAGATCCGGCTCGACCACCGCGGCAGGCTTGGCGCCCTCAGGCTGATGCGGCGTCTGCCATTGCACCGGCGAACGGTGGCCGTGCGGATGGTTGTGGCCGGGGCCATGCGTCGGATGGTCGTGATGATGGTCGTGGCCATGATCGTGGTGATGATCATGATGATGGCCGTGATGGTGGTGATGATGACGCATCGCGGACCTCAGTAGCTGACCGGCTTGTTGATGATATGCTTGTGGCTGCCAAGCTTGCCGTGGGCGACCATCGAGCCGAGCGCCTCGACGACGACGCGGACGCCGATCAGCGCGGTAATGTCGGAGGTGTCGTAGGGCGGCGAGACCTCGACCACTTCGAGCCCGCACAGGCCCTCGGCGGCGACGAGACCCAACAGCTTGAGCGCCTCGCGCGGCAGGAAGCCGCCGGGCTCCGGCCAGCCGGTGCCGGGCACGAAGCCGCAATCGATGGAGTCGACGTCGAACGAGATGTAGACCGCGTCGGCATCCTTCCAGGCCAGCTCGAGCGCGATCTCGGCGGTCTTCTCAAGGCCGATCTTCTCGATGTCGGCGATGGTCAGCACGTTGGTGTTGCGCTTGCGCGCGACCTCGACGCCCTCGCGCGGCACCTGCCAGCCGCCGATGCCGAGCTGCACCAGATTGGTCGGCGACACGTTCGGCAGGTTGGTCGCCCAATACCATGGCGTGGTGTGCATGCGCTCGTCGAGATCCTTCTCCTGGATGTCGATGTGGCGGTCGAAATGGATGATGCCGATCCTCTTGTCGGTGCACTGCGCGATGCCGCGCACGCAGGGAAAGCCGATCGAGTGATCGCCGCCGAGCATGATCGGCAGCGCGCCGGACGAGAACACATGCGCGACGCCGCGGCTGATCTGGTCAAAGCTCTTTTCCAGATTGGCGGGAATCGTGAAGACGTCGCCGGCATCGCACAAGGTCATCTGCTCGCGCAGGTCGACGCCCAGCTCGTAGTTGTAGGGCGTGTAGAGCGCGGAGATGCGGCGGATGCCCTGCGGCCCGAAGCGGGTGCCGGGCCGATAGGTGGTGCCGGAATCGAAGGGGATGCCGATCACCGCAGCGTCGTATTTGCCGACGTCGCGGACGTTCTCGACATACGGCGCCTTCATGAAGGTGTTGATGCCGGCGAAATGCGGCAGCTCGCCGCGGGCGAAGGTCGGGATGTCGCGGTCCGTCAGCGTGTCGGCGCCGGGCAGGCCCATGTCGAGCGCCCATTGTCGCTCCTTGCGCCAGCCGTTGGTCGGCAGCTTGCCCTCGGCCTCCAGCGCCTGCCAGCCTTGCGTGGCCATCTTGTCGAAGTCCGGATGGTGACGGCGCATGCACCGGCGCTGCGAGTGCAATCCGGCGCGGCGCGACCGGCGCATGAATGGGAATGACATGGGAGACTCTCCTTCGTTTCTTTCGACGTTTCTTGAACTGACTATTGCGTCGCCTGCAGGCTGGCGCGGATGAATCCGAGCACGGGCACGGCGCTGTCGCGGGTGAGATCGAGATCGTAGGTGATGCGCGCGCCGAACCGCTCCGGCGCCTGCGGATCCTTGCGCGGACGGTCGAGCGCGATCAGCCGCGTTGCGAGCCCGAACGCCTCCTTGATGTCGTGGGTGACCATCACGATGGTCATGTTGTGCTGGCGCCACAGCGGCTTGATCAGCGCATGCATCTGGGCGCGGGTGCCGGGATCGAGCGCGCCGAAGGGCTCATCGAGCAGCAGCACGCGCGGCTGCTTCGCCAGGGCCTGCGCGATAGCCAGGCGCTGCTGCATGCCGCCGGACAACGCGCTTGGGTATTTGTCGCGATGCTCGGCCAGGCCGACGGCCTCGATCAGCGCGAGGCTCTTCTCCATCGCCGCCTTGCGCGCCGATCCGAACAGCCGCGCCGTGAACGGGCTGCCGGCAAGCTCGTAGCCGAGCAGCACATTGCCGAGCACGGTCAGATGCGGGAACACCGAGTAGCGCTGGAACACGATGCCGCGGTCCGGTCCGGGCTCGGCCGGAAACGGCCGGCCGTCGAGCAGCACCGCGCCCTGGCTCGGCCTCTCCTGGCCGAGGACCAGGCGCAGGAAGGTGCTCTTGCCTGCGCCGGACGGGCCGACGATCGACAGGAACGTGCCGGAGGCGATCTCGAGATTGATGCGCTCGAGCACGACCTGGTTGCCGTATTCGACCCAGACGTTGCGGAAGGAGAGCGTGCTCATCAGCGGCTCCCTCGCGCATATGCCCACGGAAAGGCGTGCCGTCCGAACCAGACCAGCGCGTAGTCGAGGATGTAGGCAAGCAACGTGATCCAGACGACGTAGGGCAGGATCACATCCATCGAGAGATAGCGGCGGACCAGGAAGATGCGGTAGCCGAGTCCGACATCGGAGGCGATCGCCTCGGCCGAGATCAGGAACAGGAAGGCGGGCCCGATCATGAGCCGCAGCCCCTGGATCAGGCGTGGCATGATTTGCGGCAGCACCACCCGGATCGCGACCTGCCAGGTCGAGGCGCCCAGGGTCTGCGCCTTGATCAGCTGCTCGCGCGGCATGTTCTGCACCTCGAGCGAGAGGTCGCGCACCAGGGTCGGCGTGACGCCGATGATGATCAGCACCACCTTGGACAGCTCACCGAGGCCGAACACGATGAACAGAACCGGCAGCACCGCCATCGGCGGGATCATCGACAGAACCGCAATCAGCGTGCCGAAGCCGGCGCCGGCCACCGGCAGCAATCCGATGGCGAGTCCGAGCACGAGACCGATGGCGGCGGAAATGCCGAGGCCGAGCGCGAGGCGCTGCAGGCTCGCCGACGTGTCGGACCACAGCACGTAGTCGCCGGAGCGGCGATCCGGCTCGGTCGCGAGCCGCTTGGAGGTCGCGACCATCTCGGAGACCGGCGGCAGCAGCTTGTCGTCGGGATTGTCCGCGCGCCGCTGCGCCGATCCGACCACGTAGATCAGCGCGATCAGCAGGAACGGCAACAGGGCCAGCAACAGCCGGCTGCCCCGGTTCGGAACGACGTTCATGGCACGCGGCATCAACAGGCTCCCTCAATCCTCATGGTGAGGGGCGCGTCAGCGCCGTCTCGAACCATGAGGCCCCGATGTGGGCCTCATCCTTCGAGATGCTTGCGCTCGCGCAAGCTCTTCAGGATGAGGGGTGGCACCGGCGGCGGTCCAGGAAGCGGATCAGAGCTTCCCTTCGGCCGCCATCTTCATGAAGGTCGGATCGAAGCGCAGCTTGACATTGCTGGCCGCGCCCAGCGCCTTCGTCGGCGTGGAGATGCCGACCGCGTCCTTCGACTTCACGTTCTCGCCGAGCAGGTTGTGATCGAAGCAGAAGGTGCGCACGAGATCCATGATCTTGGGCAATTCCGGTCCGGTCACGAAGGCGAGCGCGTCCTTCGGCTCGTAGTACATGAACGTCGTCTTGAGCTGGGTCTCGAAGCCGGCGAGATCGGTGCCCGACAGCTTGGCCATCGCCTCGCGCGCGGCCTTGCCCTTCTCGCTCTGGTCCTTCATCAGCGCGATGGTCTCGTACCAGATGCCGACCAGCGCCTTGCCGAGCTCCGGATTGTCCTTGAGCGTCGCGCTGTTGACGACCAGGAGATCCTCGATCTCGCCTGGGATCTTGCTGGAATCGAACACCAGCGTTGCCCCCGGCTCGGCCTTCACCTCCAGCAGTTGCGGATTCCAGGTGACCACGGCCGTCGTGTCCGGCGACTTCGCGGCGGCGACGATGTCGGCGTCCGAGGTGTTGACGGTCTTGATGTTCTTCTCGGACAGTTTCGCGGTCTCGAGGCCGCGCGCCAGCAGATAGTGCGACACCGAGAGCTCGACGAGGTTGACCTTCTGGCCCTTGATGTCGGCCATGGTCTTGCCCTTCTTCAGCACGACACCGTCATTGCCGTTGGAGTAGTCGCCCATGATGATGGCCGACGTGTCGACGCCGCCGGCAGCGGGGATGGTCAGCGCATCCATGTTGGTGACGGTGACGCCGTCGAACTTGCCGGCGGTGTACTGGTTGATCGACTCGACGTAGTCGTTGATCTGCGTGATCTTGATCGAGATGCCGTATTTGTCCGCCCACTTCTTGACGATGCCGGACTCGGCCGCATAGGGCCACGGCATCCAGCCGACATAGATCGTCCAGGCGATGTTGAATTCCTTCTTCTTCTCAGCTGACGCGGATGACAGCGATGCGGTCGCCAGCGTCGATGCAGCGAGCAGTGCAACAAACAGATTTCGCGCTTTTCCCATGTCCAGTCCCTCATCGGTTTTCTGACCGCGGACTGGCATGAAGAACCTCGTGCCTGCCAAGCGCGGCCACTGAGGTCTCCCGGGTTTTTATCCCGCCGTGCACCAGGGCTCTCCCCTGGCGGCTGCTCTCGGACCAGCATTCTCGATGGAGAACCGGAACCCTAGCTGCCAACTCTGAGCAACGAGGGGAGCAATCCGCGTGCCAGGGAAAAATGCTTGCGATTCAACGGAACCAGCGGCACGCTGTGCTCAAAAATTCGGCACACAGAATTCTTCTTGGGCGAGGTGGCGCGTCAGCCGACGCCGGCCATGCAACGACAGCATGAACCGTCCGGTGCACGGGGGGCGACATCATCAGGCAGGCCCGTCAGTCGCAGTGGCTTGGAGTCTCGTTGATATGATCAGGTCTTCCGGGATCGCATTGGCAACCATTCTGGCTCTCAGCCTCGCCGCCGAGGCAGCCTTCGCGCAGAGCGCGCCCGCTCCCGATGCGCCGGCGCAACCTGCTCCCGCCGCGAGCCCCACCCCGACAGCCACTCCGGCACCAGCCGCCTCGGCCGAGAAACCTGGCGACGCCAAGCCGGCCAGCGAGGCGGCCGCGCCGAAGAAGAAGCGGACGAGGACCAGCACGCGCAAGGAAGTCGAGGACTCCCTGCGCAGCGGCACGGTGCCGTCGCGCTATCGCAGCCGGGTGCCGAAGGAGTACCAGAAGTACATCCCGTTCCGTCGCTGAGGTCTAGAGTGGCGGTGTCATTTTCACGATGACTCCGACGATCAGCATGAAGGCGAGACACAGCCCCGTCTCAAGGTCGGAATGAACAGACCAGAAGCCGCGCAGGCCGGCCACGGCTTTCTGCGGTGATTCGATTCGGATACGAGGTGCACGCATTTGTTCAACCTCTGATAAAAGGAAAAACAAACTACTACCCTGGAAAAATAGTCCCGTCCAAGCCGCGCCTCAATGCGAAAAATCAGCGCATGTCGGGGCAGCTAGCAAAATCTACGCCCGACGCCCGACGCGATCTTGATTTGAGTCAATCCGCTTCCACGTCGGAATAGCCGGCAGCGCGCCGCCTCAAATACCCAGATAGCGGTGCTGCAGCTCCGGCTCGGCCATCAGTTGCTCC
This region of Bradyrhizobium sp. SZCCHNS1050 genomic DNA includes:
- a CDS encoding ABC transporter ATP-binding protein, with protein sequence MSTLSFRNVWVEYGNQVVLERINLEIASGTFLSIVGPSGAGKSTFLRLVLGQERPSQGAVLLDGRPFPAEPGPDRGIVFQRYSVFPHLTVLGNVLLGYELAGSPFTARLFGSARKAAMEKSLALIEAVGLAEHRDKYPSALSGGMQQRLAIAQALAKQPRVLLLDEPFGALDPGTRAQMHALIKPLWRQHNMTIVMVTHDIKEAFGLATRLIALDRPRKDPQAPERFGARITYDLDLTRDSAVPVLGFIRASLQATQ
- a CDS encoding benzoate-CoA ligase family protein translates to MKSYNAVSWLLDRNVEAGRGDKLAYTDTVSELTYRGLQQQTCRVANMLRRLGVRREERVAMIMLDTVDFPAVFLGAMRAGVVPVPLNTLLTSEQYAYVLADCRARVLFVSEALYPVVKDIVGRMPDLDCVVVSGANAFGHKLLTEELARESDQFDTVATHEDEPAFWLYSSGSTGMPKGVRHLHGNLAATAETYASQVLGIRESDVCLSAAKLFFAYGLGNALTFPLSVGATTILNSERPTPALMFKLLNRYNPTIFYGVPTLFAAMLHDESLRHEKAGSALRICTSAGEALPESVGNAWKARFGVDILDGVGSTELLHIFLSNVPGDIKYGSSGRPVPGYQVRLVNEAGQDVPDGEVGEMLVHAPSAGEGYWNQRHKTRSTFEGYWTRTGDKYVRDADGRYTFCGRSDDMFKVSGIWVSPFEVESALITHPSVLEAAVVPEADPEGLLKPKAYVVLRPSVDRSTLHEALKEHVKQKIGPWKYPRWIEVVDSLPKTATGKIQRFKLREGAGQ
- a CDS encoding alpha/beta hydrolase, translated to MQLSSNGFLTIDSADLEYRLIGPQPSDAPCIVLLHEGLGSVGLWGDFPDKLQQATGVSVFVYSRAGYGASSPVSLPRPLDYMQREARDVLPKLLDQIGFQRGLLVGHSDGASIAAIYGGSHADHRLDGIVLIAPHVVVEDISVSSIAAIKTTYETTELRTKLGRWHKDVDNAFYGWNGAWLDPAFRAWDITGDLAYIRVPVVVIQGVDDQYGTIRQVETIQEECYCPVEVTMLPNTGHSPHREAPDATLRVIAEFAAATLPAPASRT
- a CDS encoding helix-turn-helix transcriptional regulator, which codes for MTPHSDAPRDDGQSAAETDFLDQLGQRVRRMRGLAGMSRKVLAEVSGISERYIAQLESGKGNVSIVLLRRIANAINAPLDDIIPGGEPSPDWPVIRDLLKKASPSQIAEVKELLAGGASAPLRRSFSGIALIGLRGAGKSTLGKMLAERIGWSFVELNKEIERQNGLSVAEIIALYGQEGFRRMEQAALVQLLARKEPMVLATGGGIVSEPVTFDLILTSFYTIWLKAEPEEHMGRVRKQGDLRPMADDRSAMAELRNILASREPLYARANAVVDTAGLSVEAAAARLGEAVKPVLTGDARMFARA
- a CDS encoding agmatinase family protein, encoding MSFPFMRRSRRAGLHSQRRCMRRHHPDFDKMATQGWQALEAEGKLPTNGWRKERQWALDMGLPGADTLTDRDIPTFARGELPHFAGINTFMKAPYVENVRDVGKYDAAVIGIPFDSGTTYRPGTRFGPQGIRRISALYTPYNYELGVDLREQMTLCDAGDVFTIPANLEKSFDQISRGVAHVFSSGALPIMLGGDHSIGFPCVRGIAQCTDKRIGIIHFDRHIDIQEKDLDERMHTTPWYWATNLPNVSPTNLVQLGIGGWQVPREGVEVARKRNTNVLTIADIEKIGLEKTAEIALELAWKDADAVYISFDVDSIDCGFVPGTGWPEPGGFLPREALKLLGLVAAEGLCGLEVVEVSPPYDTSDITALIGVRVVVEALGSMVAHGKLGSHKHIINKPVSY
- a CDS encoding putative urea ABC transporter substrate-binding protein encodes the protein MGKARNLFVALLAASTLATASLSSASAEKKKEFNIAWTIYVGWMPWPYAAESGIVKKWADKYGISIKITQINDYVESINQYTAGKFDGVTVTNMDALTIPAAGGVDTSAIIMGDYSNGNDGVVLKKGKTMADIKGQKVNLVELSVSHYLLARGLETAKLSEKNIKTVNTSDADIVAAAKSPDTTAVVTWNPQLLEVKAEPGATLVFDSSKIPGEIEDLLVVNSATLKDNPELGKALVGIWYETIALMKDQSEKGKAAREAMAKLSGTDLAGFETQLKTTFMYYEPKDALAFVTGPELPKIMDLVRTFCFDHNLLGENVKSKDAVGISTPTKALGAASNVKLRFDPTFMKMAAEGKL
- a CDS encoding PilZ domain-containing protein; the encoded protein is MQNRRREARQRVYYGGVLTFNSGCSTLACVVRNFNHRGVKVELEGSVLLPDRVEISIERRGWSRPAQMVWRDGAGAGLAFLHDDGEVIDLETARALRLQERANRQLKSRLEQLLSGH
- the boxC gene encoding 2,3-epoxybenzoyl-CoA dihydrolase, which translates into the protein MAGEDRVLAGGKTFIDFQTDPSRYKHWKLSIDGEVATLAMDVDENGGLFEGYQLKLNSYDLGVDIELADAVQRLRFEHPQVKVVVLRSAKPRVFCAGANIRMLAGATHAHKVNFCKFTNETRNGFEDSSENSGQRFITVVNGTAAGGGYELALATDHIILADDGSSSVSLPEVPLLAVLPGTGGLTRVVDKRKVRRDRADAFCTTEEGVKGKRAVQWRLVDEIAPNSKVDAKVAERAKEFAAASKRNGSGKGVALTPLKRVIDASSVRYGFVNVDIDRTARIATITISAPEAAPPADIDGMIGQGASFWPLQVARELDDAILHLRINELGIAMLVFKSHGDRAQVLAHDAFLEANKAHWLVNEVRHYWKRVLKRIDVTSRTLVTLVEPGSCFAGTLAELVFASDRSYMLIGTIQGDNRPAPAIELSAMNFGPYPMSHGLTRLESRFLADPTDLARVREQVGKPLEADEAEELGLVTFALDDIDWEDEIRVFLEERASFSPDSLTGLEANLRFAGPETMESKIFARLTAWQNWIFQRPNAVGEEGALRRYGTGERPQYDMTRV
- a CDS encoding ABC transporter permease translates to MPRAMNVVPNRGSRLLLALLPFLLIALIYVVGSAQRRADNPDDKLLPPVSEMVATSKRLATEPDRRSGDYVLWSDTSASLQRLALGLGISAAIGLVLGLAIGLLPVAGAGFGTLIAVLSMIPPMAVLPVLFIVFGLGELSKVVLIIIGVTPTLVRDLSLEVQNMPREQLIKAQTLGASTWQVAIRVVLPQIMPRLIQGLRLMIGPAFLFLISAEAIASDVGLGYRIFLVRRYLSMDVILPYVVWITLLAYILDYALVWFGRHAFPWAYARGSR